The Deinococcus metalli genome includes a window with the following:
- a CDS encoding DUF2156 domain-containing protein gives MTPPTQPAVRRALEHHARYARNPSSLVAIDDRIELFETPGVTGSIPYRVVGRAWVAGEPLAPADALPDLLRAFLVQARRAGRTAILAPVGPAVRTVAVHLGLLAVHLGEASYLDPRHWAPRGNRYARLRNDMNRAARQGVRVREVHGPDAELRAALRTLARRWLAGRRAGTGLDWIFQLDPAQHPGLKRTFVATAPDGTLLAFVSASPLPGRRGWYLEDVVRDERSPRGTAASVVAHALQTFGAEGASSVTLGGVPLTGHAGRLHLRFLRPVVARWYHVDGLQHFKAQFGADDREDEWLIVPSVTALPLAAWAVLRLAVPGPLWPLAQPLWTPPGQTRRTLSPSPVS, from the coding sequence ATGACCCCGCCCACCCAGCCGGCTGTCCGGCGTGCCCTGGAGCACCACGCCCGGTATGCCCGCAATCCGTCCTCGCTGGTCGCCATCGACGACCGTATCGAGCTGTTCGAGACCCCTGGCGTGACCGGCAGCATCCCGTACCGGGTGGTCGGCCGGGCGTGGGTGGCGGGCGAACCGCTCGCCCCGGCGGACGCGCTGCCCGATCTGCTGCGCGCCTTCCTGGTACAGGCCCGGCGGGCGGGACGCACGGCGATCCTCGCGCCGGTCGGCCCGGCGGTGAGAACGGTCGCCGTGCACCTGGGCCTGCTGGCGGTCCACCTGGGCGAGGCGTCGTACCTCGATCCGCGGCACTGGGCGCCGCGTGGCAACCGCTACGCCCGGCTGCGCAACGACATGAACCGGGCGGCGCGCCAGGGTGTTCGGGTGCGTGAGGTTCACGGGCCGGACGCGGAACTGCGCGCCGCGCTGCGGACGCTGGCCCGGCGGTGGCTGGCGGGACGCCGCGCGGGCACCGGCCTGGACTGGATTTTCCAGCTCGACCCCGCGCAGCACCCAGGGCTGAAACGAACGTTCGTGGCGACTGCGCCGGACGGCACGCTGCTCGCGTTCGTGTCCGCGTCTCCGCTGCCCGGCCGCCGCGGGTGGTACCTGGAGGACGTGGTGCGCGACGAGCGCAGTCCGCGCGGCACGGCCGCCAGCGTGGTCGCGCACGCGCTGCAGACCTTCGGGGCCGAGGGCGCGAGCAGCGTCACGCTGGGCGGCGTGCCGCTCACCGGCCACGCCGGGCGCCTGCACCTGCGCTTCCTGAGACCCGTGGTGGCGCGCTGGTACCACGTGGACGGCCTGCAGCACTTTAAGGCGCAGTTCGGCGCGGACGACCGCGAGGACGAGTGGCTGATCGTGCCGTCGGTCACCGCGCTGCCGCTGGCCGCGTGGGCGGTGCTGCGGCTCGCGGTGCCCGGTCCTCTGTGGCCGCTGGCCCAGCCGCTGTGGACGCCACCGGGCCAGACCCGCCGGACCCTCAGCCCGTCGCCGGTGTCGTAG
- a CDS encoding acetylxylan esterase yields the protein MALFDLPLDQLRTYRAPHAAPADFDAFWSGTLEGARSHDLNATFERVDTPYRTVDVYDVTFAGWAGQPVKGWLTLPRARDGRLPCVVEFIGYGGGRGLATDHLTYASAGYAHLIMDTRGQGSVWRQGDTPDDAPGSGPQVPGFMTRGVAHRDTYYYRRVFTDAVRAVEAARSHPDVDGSRLAVVGGSQGGGIALAAAGLTDAALCLPDVPFLCHYDRAARLVDSFPYGEIVTYLKTHKDRAEDVFGVLAYFDGVHFAARAQASALFSVGLMDDVCPPSTVYAAFNAYAGDKDIRVYEFNRHEGGENVHTLEKLRFLAQHWPAR from the coding sequence ATGGCACTGTTCGACCTTCCGCTGGACCAGCTCCGTACCTACCGCGCGCCCCACGCCGCCCCGGCCGACTTCGACGCCTTCTGGAGCGGCACGCTGGAAGGCGCGCGCTCGCACGACCTGAACGCCACCTTCGAGCGGGTGGACACGCCGTACCGGACGGTGGACGTGTACGACGTGACCTTCGCCGGGTGGGCCGGTCAGCCGGTCAAGGGCTGGCTGACGCTGCCGCGTGCCCGGGACGGCCGGCTGCCGTGCGTGGTGGAATTCATCGGCTACGGCGGCGGCCGCGGCCTGGCGACCGATCACCTGACGTATGCCAGCGCCGGGTACGCGCACCTGATCATGGACACGCGCGGCCAGGGCAGCGTGTGGCGTCAGGGCGACACGCCCGATGACGCGCCGGGCAGCGGGCCGCAGGTGCCGGGCTTCATGACGCGCGGCGTCGCGCACCGTGACACGTACTACTACCGCCGGGTGTTCACAGACGCCGTGCGCGCCGTGGAGGCCGCGCGCAGCCACCCGGACGTGGACGGCTCGCGGCTCGCGGTGGTGGGCGGCAGCCAGGGCGGCGGGATCGCGCTGGCGGCGGCGGGCCTGACCGACGCGGCGCTGTGCCTGCCGGACGTGCCGTTCCTGTGCCACTACGACCGGGCGGCGCGGCTGGTGGATTCGTTCCCGTACGGCGAGATCGTGACGTACCTCAAGACCCACAAGGACCGCGCCGAGGACGTGTTCGGCGTGCTCGCGTACTTCGACGGCGTGCATTTCGCGGCGCGCGCGCAGGCCAGTGCACTGTTCTCGGTGGGCCTGATGGACGACGTGTGTCCGCCCAGCACGGTGTATGCGGCCTTCAACGCCTACGCGGGCGACAAGGACATCCGGGTGTACGAGTTCAACCGCCACGAGGGGGGCGAGAACGTGCACACGCTGGAGAAACTGCGCTTTCTGGCCCAGCACTGGCCGGCGCGCTGA
- the dgoD gene encoding galactonate dehydratase, giving the protein MKITRLETFVVPPRWLFLKIETDEGVSGWGEPVVEGRAHTVQAAVQELSDLLIGQDPARIEDLWQVMHRGGFYRGGAVFMSAIAGIDQALWDIKGQVYGAPAYQLLGGPVRDRMRVYSWIGGDRPDDVARAARAALAAGFTAVKMNATEELSYLDVPSKIDAVLARVQAVRDATTPDFGVAVDFHGRVHLPMARVLARELDAMRLLFIEEPVLSENVEALREVRRVTTTPIALGERLYSRWEFKTVLQEGLADILQPDLSHAGGLTECRKIAAMAEAYDVAIAPHCPLGPIALAACLQLDAVAHNAAIQEQSLGIHYNEGSDLLDYLSDPAVFAYSGGFVPIPQGPGLGVTVNEEHVRALARVGHRWRNPLWRHADGSVAEW; this is encoded by the coding sequence GTGAAGATCACGCGCCTGGAGACCTTCGTGGTGCCGCCGCGCTGGCTGTTCCTGAAGATCGAGACCGACGAGGGCGTCAGCGGGTGGGGCGAGCCTGTCGTGGAGGGCCGCGCGCACACCGTGCAGGCGGCCGTGCAGGAGCTGTCGGACCTGCTGATCGGGCAGGACCCGGCGCGCATCGAGGACCTGTGGCAGGTCATGCACCGGGGCGGGTTCTACCGGGGCGGCGCGGTGTTCATGAGCGCCATCGCGGGCATCGACCAGGCGCTGTGGGACATCAAGGGGCAGGTGTACGGCGCGCCCGCGTACCAGCTGCTGGGCGGTCCGGTGCGCGACCGCATGCGCGTGTACTCATGGATCGGCGGCGACCGACCGGACGACGTGGCCCGGGCGGCGCGCGCCGCGCTCGCGGCCGGCTTCACGGCCGTCAAGATGAACGCCACCGAGGAACTGAGCTACCTGGACGTGCCGTCGAAGATCGACGCGGTGCTCGCCCGCGTGCAGGCGGTGCGCGACGCCACCACGCCGGATTTCGGCGTCGCGGTGGACTTCCACGGGCGCGTCCACCTGCCGATGGCCCGCGTGCTGGCGCGTGAACTCGACGCGATGCGGCTGCTGTTCATCGAGGAACCGGTGCTCAGCGAGAACGTGGAGGCGCTGCGCGAGGTGCGCCGGGTGACGACCACGCCGATCGCGCTGGGCGAGCGGCTGTATTCCCGCTGGGAGTTCAAGACGGTCCTTCAGGAGGGCCTGGCGGACATCCTCCAGCCGGACCTGTCGCACGCGGGCGGCCTGACGGAGTGCCGCAAGATCGCCGCGATGGCCGAGGCCTACGACGTGGCGATCGCGCCGCATTGCCCGCTGGGGCCGATTGCGCTGGCAGCGTGCCTGCAACTGGACGCCGTGGCGCACAACGCCGCCATCCAGGAGCAGAGCCTGGGCATCCACTACAACGAGGGCAGCGACCTGCTGGACTACCTGAGCGACCCGGCGGTGTTCGCGTACAGCGGTGGATTCGTTCCCATTCCGCAGGGCCCGGGGCTGGGCGTCACGGTGAACGAGGAGCACGTCCGCGCACTGGCCCGGGTGGGGCACCGCTGGCGCAATCCGCTGTGGCGCCATGCGGACGGCAGCGTCGCGGAGTGGTGA
- a CDS encoding bifunctional diguanylate cyclase/phosphodiesterase, whose translation MESSPGGAGHAARAAVLETFRSSADPLAVLDALTLDVLLITAELERRLALPASVLLGQSFAALTAPADRDEVHAGVAAFAQGGAALPRRSFDLMTGDGAALPCDLHGTRLTLPGGQAVVVLTLEPVAAPQRELAFSGQVLASLPTELAVLDAQGRYLYCNPAAVGDPQVRAQIVGKTDREFVAWRGYPQRVAERREEHFRRALDERATVHWEELFPTPNGHRVVRRAYTPVFRADGSLDVMIGFGSDITQSMEQTRRLTLLETMVSTSLDALMVINVCPGDAYLTMEYGNPALYALLRRHGLHDLEDVPLHRWPFGVRDLAAINDLRARLTRQHTGGQRGGTYVLFLPDLREWLELTASPILDAARTCTHWAVDLRIVTDRHRAQDVQLRLVEANLLALRGRPLDVSVMAMLGGVEVWHPGWRAAVVFADAGALRVLGDAPASLQATLEDTAPAFLRELWQRRDPDRTGRPLVFHNLPAQLDGRLDPAQIARLGVSSTAELALYDQDGGMLGVLFAAHETQEDVPEGLTDLLELRAPALALLLERDVQRRQLEQLAYTDPLTGLMNRWTFSTRLDWELRRVAQEGGQLALGLIDLDRFKQVNDGLGHPTADELLRLLAGRLTTLAQRHDLLALARMGGDEFAFLLSDPGQMPAMVQDLRSVFDQPFELASGPPLLLQASVGWSVAPDTAPDAETLHRQADAAMYQAKRQQRFSHVFEPTVRSGIQALTLETAMRQALPRREFRLVYQPQVGSSTGELYGAEALLRWTNPTLGVITPDQFIPVAELTGLMGGLGAWVLDTACRDAAGWANPRLTVSVNVSSTQLQDAQFEHHVRRALERSGLDPHRLVLEVTETGLIDNPASARAMLQALRDEGVRISIDDFGTGYSTLHSLRTLPVDELKIDRAFIRDIGEPSQGGWESRAIMRATLQLAHALDMAVVAEGVEHQAQADALREVGCDLHQGWLIAPGLDGADFERFVQDWSARLAGTSPRSASMLTPPH comes from the coding sequence ATGGAATCGTCGCCAGGAGGTGCGGGACACGCGGCGCGGGCGGCCGTTCTGGAGACCTTCCGGTCCAGCGCGGACCCGCTGGCGGTCCTTGACGCGCTAACCCTGGATGTCCTGCTCATCACGGCCGAGCTGGAACGCCGGCTGGCCCTCCCGGCATCGGTGCTGCTCGGGCAGTCGTTCGCGGCCCTGACCGCGCCCGCCGACCGCGACGAGGTCCATGCCGGCGTGGCCGCCTTCGCGCAGGGCGGCGCGGCGCTCCCCCGCCGCAGCTTCGACCTCATGACCGGCGACGGCGCGGCGCTGCCCTGCGACCTGCACGGCACGCGGCTGACCCTGCCGGGCGGCCAGGCCGTCGTGGTCCTGACGCTTGAGCCTGTGGCGGCGCCGCAGCGCGAACTCGCGTTCTCGGGCCAGGTGCTCGCCAGCCTGCCTACCGAACTGGCCGTGCTGGACGCGCAGGGCCGCTACCTGTACTGCAACCCCGCCGCGGTCGGCGATCCGCAGGTGCGGGCGCAGATCGTCGGCAAGACCGACCGGGAGTTCGTGGCGTGGCGCGGGTACCCGCAGCGCGTGGCCGAGCGCCGCGAGGAACACTTCCGCCGGGCGCTCGACGAGCGGGCGACCGTGCACTGGGAGGAACTGTTCCCCACTCCGAACGGGCACCGCGTGGTGCGCCGCGCGTACACGCCGGTGTTCCGGGCGGACGGCTCGCTGGACGTGATGATCGGCTTCGGGTCGGACATCACGCAGTCGATGGAACAGACGCGGCGCCTGACGCTGCTGGAAACCATGGTGAGCACCTCCCTGGACGCGCTGATGGTGATCAACGTCTGCCCCGGCGACGCGTACCTCACCATGGAGTACGGCAACCCGGCGCTGTACGCGCTGCTGCGCCGCCACGGCCTGCACGATCTGGAGGACGTGCCGCTGCACCGCTGGCCGTTCGGCGTGCGGGACCTGGCGGCCATCAACGACCTGCGCGCGCGGCTGACCCGGCAGCACACCGGCGGCCAGCGCGGCGGCACGTACGTGCTGTTCCTGCCGGACCTGCGCGAGTGGCTGGAACTCACCGCCAGCCCCATCCTGGACGCTGCTCGGACGTGCACGCACTGGGCGGTGGACCTGCGCATCGTGACGGACCGCCACCGCGCGCAGGACGTGCAGTTGCGGCTCGTCGAGGCGAACTTGCTGGCCCTGCGGGGCCGGCCGCTGGACGTCAGCGTGATGGCCATGCTGGGCGGCGTGGAGGTGTGGCATCCGGGCTGGCGAGCGGCGGTGGTGTTCGCGGACGCGGGCGCCCTGCGCGTGCTGGGGGACGCGCCGGCCTCGTTGCAGGCGACGCTGGAGGACACGGCGCCCGCGTTCCTGCGGGAGCTGTGGCAGCGCCGAGACCCGGACCGGACCGGCCGGCCGCTGGTGTTCCACAACCTGCCCGCGCAGCTCGACGGACGCCTGGACCCCGCACAGATCGCGCGGCTGGGCGTGAGCAGCACCGCCGAACTCGCGCTGTACGACCAGGACGGCGGCATGCTTGGCGTGCTGTTCGCCGCGCACGAAACCCAGGAGGATGTGCCGGAGGGCCTGACGGACCTGCTGGAACTGCGCGCCCCGGCCCTGGCCCTGCTGCTGGAGCGCGACGTGCAGCGGCGGCAGCTCGAGCAGCTGGCGTACACCGATCCCCTGACGGGACTGATGAACCGCTGGACCTTCAGCACGCGGCTGGACTGGGAACTGCGGCGAGTCGCGCAGGAGGGCGGGCAGCTCGCCCTGGGTCTGATCGACCTCGACCGCTTCAAGCAGGTGAACGACGGCCTGGGCCACCCGACGGCGGACGAGCTGTTGCGGCTGCTGGCCGGCCGGCTGACCACGCTGGCGCAGCGCCACGACCTGCTGGCCCTGGCCCGCATGGGCGGAGACGAGTTCGCGTTCCTGCTGAGCGACCCCGGCCAGATGCCGGCGATGGTGCAGGATCTGCGCAGCGTATTCGACCAGCCGTTCGAGCTGGCGAGCGGCCCACCGCTGCTGCTGCAGGCCTCGGTGGGCTGGAGCGTGGCGCCGGACACCGCGCCCGACGCCGAGACCCTGCACCGGCAGGCGGACGCGGCGATGTACCAGGCCAAGCGCCAGCAGCGCTTCTCGCACGTGTTCGAGCCCACCGTGCGCTCCGGCATCCAGGCGCTCACGCTGGAGACCGCCATGCGCCAGGCGCTGCCGCGCCGCGAGTTCCGTCTGGTGTACCAGCCGCAGGTGGGCTCCAGCACCGGCGAGCTGTACGGCGCCGAGGCGCTGCTGCGCTGGACCAACCCCACCCTGGGCGTGATCACCCCGGACCAGTTCATCCCGGTGGCGGAACTCACGGGCCTGATGGGCGGCCTGGGCGCGTGGGTGCTGGACACGGCGTGCCGCGACGCGGCGGGCTGGGCGAACCCGCGGCTGACGGTCAGCGTGAACGTCTCCAGCACCCAGTTGCAGGACGCGCAGTTCGAGCACCACGTGCGCCGCGCGCTGGAACGCAGCGGCCTGGACCCGCACCGGCTGGTGCTGGAGGTCACGGAGACGGGCCTGATCGACAACCCGGCGTCCGCCCGGGCGATGCTCCAGGCGCTGCGGGACGAGGGCGTGCGGATCTCGATCGACGATTTCGGCACCGGCTACTCCACCCTGCACAGCCTGCGCACGCTGCCGGTGGACGAACTCAAGATCGACCGGGCCTTCATCCGCGACATCGGGGAACCGTCGCAGGGCGGGTGGGAGAGCCGCGCGATCATGCGCGCCACGTTGCAGCTCGCGCACGCGCTGGACATGGCGGTGGTCGCCGAGGGCGTGGAGCACCAGGCCCAGGCGGACGCCCTGCGCGAGGTGGGCTGCGACCTGCACCAGGGCTGGCTGATCGCGCCCGGGCTGGACGGAGCGGACTTCGAGCGCTTCGTGCAGGACTGGTCGGCGCGCCTTGCCGGGACGTCGCCGCGGTCGGCGTCCATGCTCACGCCGCCACATTGA
- a CDS encoding SDR family oxidoreductase, translated as MSEPTTAPRSLFDLTGRRALITGSSGGIGLELARGLAQHGAAVVLNGRTAARVTGAVDALRAEGLDATPAVFDVTDEAQVGAGIARVLADGDLHVLINNAGIQRRGALVDLPLATWDEVLRTDLTAPMLVSRAVAPHFLGRGSGKIVHVLSVMSEVGRRSVAPYTAAKGGLKMLTRAMCAEWAPGGVQVNGLGPGYFRTDMNAALLADPAFTAWVEGRTPAGRWGDPRELVGAAVFLSAPASDFVNGQVLYVDGGMLAVL; from the coding sequence ATGTCCGAGCCGACCACCGCGCCCCGCTCCCTCTTCGACCTGACCGGCCGCCGGGCGCTGATCACCGGCAGCAGCGGCGGTATCGGCCTGGAACTCGCGCGCGGCCTGGCGCAGCACGGCGCGGCGGTCGTGCTCAACGGCCGCACCGCTGCCCGCGTGACCGGCGCCGTGGACGCCCTGCGCGCCGAGGGACTGGACGCGACTCCGGCCGTGTTCGACGTGACGGACGAGGCCCAGGTCGGCGCGGGGATCGCCCGGGTGCTTGCGGACGGCGACCTGCACGTCCTGATCAACAACGCGGGCATCCAGCGGCGCGGCGCCCTGGTCGACCTGCCGCTCGCCACGTGGGACGAGGTGCTGCGCACCGACCTCACCGCGCCCATGCTGGTGTCGCGGGCGGTCGCGCCGCACTTCCTCGGCCGGGGCAGCGGCAAGATCGTGCACGTCCTGTCGGTCATGAGCGAGGTCGGGCGGCGCAGTGTCGCGCCCTACACGGCGGCCAAGGGCGGCCTGAAGATGCTCACGCGCGCCATGTGCGCCGAGTGGGCGCCCGGCGGCGTGCAGGTGAACGGCCTCGGCCCCGGGTACTTCCGCACCGACATGAACGCTGCCCTGCTGGCCGACCCCGCCTTCACCGCGTGGGTGGAGGGCCGCACGCCCGCCGGCCGCTGGGGCGACCCACGTGAGCTGGTCGGCGCGGCCGTGTTCCTGTCGGCGCCGGCCAGCGATTTCGTGAATGGACAGGTGCTGTACGTGGACGGCGGCATGCTCGCCGTGCTGTGA
- a CDS encoding diguanylate cyclase, whose translation MRAHDPAPAQDGTETLSLLRRRTYLLILPVTLVAATVIFLLSHGEPGSTFNSLALPVLAAGTLALLLGLVSGRVPLRWTEQGFYALAVLAFLTKYLSSVLDHSVPPDSALAELFIWTPFVYLLAFLIESPRRALIRSAAVYGVSVLIGVYGVWTGGMTAARLLEYHLAEGIILTLVSVLSALKDQVLALQDRVGDLHRLAHLDPLTGISNRRQLELQLSHEVLRSKRYGTPWCVILFDLDDFKTVNDRHGHVVGDEVLRQAAAVMQREVRGTDLLGRWGGEEFLILAVQIDLPYALALTERLRVALERHVMPGAGHITASFGVAAYRDDETSEQLIARADAALYAAKNAGKNRVEGALVKVDTPLRVPALRNPFPVAPPTPHHAVAQATSRWLSTFELGPQDDVSRVNFAGAFAQLAAALHPGADPDALRLMADWYSVMFLHDDRCDASGIGKDPPRLRVLTSRLLAALRGQPPLPDDEPLAWAIADLSRRLRDAGGDAWLHELAAHVTAYFGSLAWEADNRARGVVPALDEYVRMRPLTAGLAIDEAFLSLVDHLRLPGDAQAHPAVHALTQHANRAVCWSNDIISLEKELQGGDVHNLVLVLRQERGLGLQDALEAAAAMYHQELERLIAVEQHLPDLGPEVNPALARYVQLQQVRVGGILEWSWRSKRYQLGSAAGVPG comes from the coding sequence GTGCGAGCCCACGACCCAGCCCCGGCCCAGGACGGCACGGAGACCCTCAGTCTGCTGCGGCGCCGGACGTACCTGCTGATCCTGCCGGTCACGTTGGTCGCGGCGACTGTGATCTTCCTGCTGAGCCACGGCGAGCCCGGATCGACCTTCAACAGCCTGGCGCTGCCGGTCCTGGCCGCCGGGACACTGGCGCTGCTGCTGGGCCTGGTCAGCGGGCGCGTGCCGCTGCGCTGGACCGAGCAGGGCTTCTACGCCCTCGCAGTGCTGGCCTTCCTCACGAAATACCTGTCGTCGGTGCTCGACCACTCGGTGCCGCCGGACTCGGCGCTGGCCGAACTGTTCATCTGGACGCCGTTCGTGTACCTGCTCGCGTTCCTGATCGAGTCGCCGCGCCGCGCGCTGATCCGCTCGGCCGCCGTGTACGGCGTGAGCGTGCTGATCGGCGTGTACGGCGTGTGGACCGGCGGCATGACTGCCGCCCGGCTGCTGGAGTACCACCTCGCCGAGGGCATCATCCTGACGCTGGTGTCCGTGCTGTCCGCCCTGAAAGACCAGGTGCTGGCGTTGCAGGACCGGGTGGGCGATCTGCACCGGCTGGCGCACCTGGACCCGCTGACCGGGATCAGCAACCGCCGGCAGCTCGAACTCCAGCTCAGCCACGAGGTGCTGCGCAGCAAGCGCTACGGCACGCCGTGGTGCGTGATCCTGTTCGACCTGGACGATTTCAAGACCGTGAACGACCGCCACGGGCACGTGGTGGGCGACGAGGTACTGCGCCAGGCGGCGGCCGTGATGCAGCGTGAGGTGCGCGGCACCGACCTGCTCGGCCGCTGGGGCGGCGAGGAATTCCTGATCCTGGCCGTGCAGATCGACCTGCCGTACGCGCTGGCCCTGACCGAGCGGCTGCGCGTGGCGCTCGAACGGCACGTCATGCCGGGGGCGGGGCACATCACGGCCAGTTTCGGCGTGGCCGCGTACCGCGACGACGAGACCTCCGAGCAGCTGATCGCGCGGGCGGACGCCGCGCTGTACGCCGCCAAGAACGCCGGCAAGAACCGCGTGGAGGGCGCGCTGGTGAAGGTGGACACGCCGCTGCGCGTCCCGGCGCTGCGCAATCCCTTCCCGGTCGCGCCGCCCACGCCGCATCACGCGGTCGCGCAGGCGACCAGCCGCTGGCTGTCCACCTTCGAACTCGGCCCGCAGGACGACGTGTCGCGGGTGAACTTCGCGGGCGCCTTCGCGCAGCTCGCCGCCGCCCTGCACCCCGGCGCGGACCCGGACGCGCTGCGCCTGATGGCCGACTGGTACAGCGTGATGTTCCTGCACGACGACCGCTGCGACGCGTCCGGGATCGGCAAGGACCCGCCCCGGCTGCGCGTGCTGACGTCGCGGCTGCTCGCGGCCCTGCGCGGCCAGCCACCCCTGCCGGACGACGAGCCGCTGGCGTGGGCCATCGCGGACCTCAGCCGCCGCCTCCGCGACGCGGGCGGGGACGCGTGGCTGCACGAGCTCGCGGCGCACGTCACGGCGTACTTCGGGTCGCTGGCGTGGGAAGCAGACAACCGCGCGCGCGGCGTGGTGCCGGCCCTGGACGAGTACGTCCGCATGCGGCCCCTCACGGCCGGGCTGGCGATCGACGAGGCCTTCCTGAGCCTGGTCGACCACCTGCGGCTGCCGGGCGACGCCCAGGCCCACCCGGCGGTGCACGCCCTGACACAGCACGCCAACCGCGCGGTGTGCTGGTCGAACGACATCATCTCGCTGGAAAAGGAGCTCCAGGGCGGGGACGTGCACAACCTGGTGCTGGTGCTGCGCCAGGAACGGGGGCTGGGGTTGCAGGACGCGCTGGAGGCCGCCGCGGCCATGTACCACCAGGAACTCGAGCGCCTGATCGCGGTCGAGCAGCACCTGCCGGACCTGGGGCCGGAGGTGAACCCGGCCCTGGCGCGCTACGTGCAGCTGCAACAGGTGCGGGTGGGCGGCATCCTGGAGTGGTCGTGGCGCTCGAAACGCTACCAGCTCGGCTCGGCGGCCGGCGTGCCGGGGTAG